Below is a window of Streptomyces sp. NBC_01429 DNA.
CGACATCGACGCCGTCCACTGGGACGACTACTTCTATCCGTACCCGGTCGCCGGCGAGAGCTTCGACGACGACGCGGCCTACCGGCGCCACGGCGCGGGATTCTCCAGCAGGGCGGCCTGGCGGCGGGACAACACCGACCGGCTGGTGCGTGAGACGGGCGAGCGGATCAAGAAGACCAAGCCGGCCGTACGGTTCGGCATCAGTCCCTTCGGCGTGTGGCGCAACGCCGCCACCGACCCGCTCGGCTCGGACACCAGGGGCGGCGTCCAGACGTACGACGACCTGTACGCCGACACCCGCGCGTGGGTCAGGAAGGGCTGGATCGATTACATCGTGCCGCAGCTGTACTGGAACATCGGCTTCGCGGCCTGCGACTACGCGAAGCTGCTGCGCTGGTGGGACGGGGTGGTACGCGGCACGGGCGTCGACCTGTACATCGGCGAGGCGCTCTACAAGGCGGGCGACCCGGCCCAGCCCGCCGCCTGGCAGGACCCGGCCGAGCTGTCGCGTCATCTCACCCTCGCCAAGGAGTACCCGGGGGTGCGCGGCCACTGCTACTTCTCCGCGAAGGAGGTCGGGGCCGACCCGATCGGCGCGATGAGCCGGGTGGTGGCCGACCACTACCGCAAGCGGGCCCGGCCGCTGCTCTGAACGCCGCTGCTCTGAGTGCCGCCGCCCTGAGCAGCGGCCGCCGCGGACTACGTGCGGGCTCGCTGGGTGACCACGATGCAGACCAGCACCGCCACGGCGGCCAGCGGCGCGGCGGGCGTGAGGTGTTCGCCCAGCAGGAGCACCGACCAGACCAGGGTCAGCACCGGCTGGGCGAGCTGGAGCTGACTGGCCTTGGCGATACCGATCGCCGCCATGCCCCGGTACCAGACGTACAGTCCGAAGAACTGCGAACCGGCCGCCACCCAGACCAGCCCGATCACCCCGTGGGCCGTCAGGCGCACCGGTTCGAACGACAGCGCCACCGCCGCGCCCGCCACCGAGAGCGGCAGACAGCCGACCAGCGCCCAGCCGACCACCTGCCAGCCGGGCATCTCCCGCGCCAGCCTGCCGCCCTCCGTGTAGCCCGCAGCGCAGACCAGCAGCGCGCCGAAGAGATACAGATCCCCGGCGGACAGGGCGCCGCCGCTCTGCTGGACCGCGAAGGCGATCACCACGGCCGCGCCGGCCAGCGCGGCGACCCAGAAGCTCCGGGAGGGCCGCCGGCCCGTGCGCACCGCGCCGAACGCGGCGGTGGTGAGCGGCAGCAGCCCGACCACGACGGCCGCGTGCGCGGTGGTCGAGGTCTCCAGCGCCAGCGTCGTCAGCAGCGGGAAGCCCACCACGACGCCGCCGCCGACCACCGCGAGGCCGCCCCAGTGGCGGCGCCCGGGGAGCGGGACGCGCAGCGCCAGCAGGAAACCGCCGGCGAGCAGCGCGGCGAGCACGCCGCGCACGGCGACGAGGGACCAGGGGCCGAAGCTCTCCAGCCCCCACACGGTGGACGGGAAGGTGAGCGAGAAGGACAGGACGCCGAGCCCGGCGAGCAGGGTGCCGCCGCCGTCCCGGCGACCGCTGTCGGAAGCCTCGCCGACTGCTATCGAACCGGAGCCGGTAGCGCTATTCTGTGCTGTCATGCAAGAGCGTAGCAGCGTGTCCGAACTGGCGAATTCCCTGCGGGCGGAGTTGAACCGCTACTCACCCGGTGGAAAGCTGCCGTCCAGCCGCGCTCTGGTCGAGCGCTTCCGGGTCTCGCCGGTGACCGTCTCCCGCGCCCTCGCCCGGCTCGCCGCCGAAGGACTGGTGACCACCCGCCCCGGCGCCGGGGCCTTCCGCGCCCCCGCCAGACCCGGGACGCCCCCGCCCGGCGACACCTCCTGGCAGGAGGTCACCCTCAGCGCCGACGCCTCGGCCGAACCCGTACCGCGCGCCGTCGACGCCTCCGGGGTGCTCGTCACGCTCGCCGAGCCCGCGCCCGGCGTCATCGAGTTCAACGGCGGCTATCTGCACCCCTCGCTCCAGCCCGAGCAGGCGATGGGCGCCGCCCTGGCGCGGGCCGGCAGACGGCCGGGCGCCTGGGGCCGGCCGCCCGTCGACGGCCTGCCCGAGCTGCGCGACTGGTTCGCCCGGGGGATCGGCGAGACCCGCACCGCCGCCGAGGTACTGATCACGGCGGGCGGCCAGAGCGCGCTGACCACCGCGTTGCGGGCGCTCGCACCGCCCGGCGCGCCCCTCCTCGTCGAATCACCCACCTACCCGGGGATGCTGGCGATCGCCCGCGCCGCCGGGCTGCGCCCCGTACCGGTGCCGGTGGACGCCGAGGGGGTACGGCCCGAGCTGCTCGCCGCCGCGTTCCGCGCCTCCGGCGCCAAGGTCTTCATCTGCCAGCCGCTCTTCCAGAACCCCACCGGCGCCGTGCTCTCGGCGGCCCGCCGGCCCGAGGTGCTGCGGATCGCCCGGGAGGCCGGGGCGTTCGTCGTGGAGGACGACTTCGTACGGCGGCTGGTCCACGAGGACGCGGGCCCGCTGCCCGGACCGCTGGCCGCCGACGACCCCCACGGCGTCGTCGTGCACGTCTGCTCGCTCACCAAGGCGACCTCCCCGAGCCTGCGGGTCGCCGCGCTGGTCGCGCGCGGCCCGGTCCTGGAGCGGCTGCGCGCCATCCATGTGGTCGACACCTTCTTCGTACCGCGCCCGTTCCAGGAAGCCGCGCTCGAACTGGTGGGATCCGCCGCCTGGAACCGCCATCTGCGCTCCCTCTCCACCGAGCTGACGAACCGCAGGAACACCATGACCGCCGCGCTGCGCACCGCGCTGCCCGAACTCGCGCTCCCGCACATCCCGGCCGGCGGCTACCACCTCTGGCTGCGCCTGCCGGACGGCACCGACGAACAGGCCGTCGTCTCCGCCGCCCTGCGCGCGGGCGTCGCGGTCGCGCCGGGCCGGCCGTACTTCGGCGCTGAGCCGCCCGCCGCCCATCTGCGGCTGAGCTTCGCCGCGGTGGCGGGAGCCGGGCAGATCACCGAGGGCGTACGGCGGCTGCGGACGGCCTGCGACGGGACGCTCGGCCGCTGAAGTCCCCGGCGGCCGGGGACTTCAGCGGGTCGGACGTGGACGCCGGTCAGCTCATGGAGCCGGTCAGCTCACGGTGACCGTCTGGAGCAGGTTGTTGTAGCCGGTGGCCGCCTCCCAGGTGGAGGCGTTGGCGAGCCGGATCGAGTACAGCGGATTCTGCGGCACCGCCGGGTCGGGCAGGTTGAGCAGCAGGCTGTAGCTGCCCGCCGGCAGGGTGCTGGGCAGGGTCACGCTCCGGTCGATCGTCGTGGTGCTGCCCGCGAGCCAGGTGCGCGGGTCGCCGGTCAGCGCGAGCCGGTACACCTGGGAGGTGGCGGTGTTGCGCAGGACCAGTTCGAGGCCGCGCGGGTTGAACGGCGCCGCGAATCCGTCGTTCTTGACGGTGATGCTCACCGGCAGGGTGCCGCCCCGGCTCGCGGTGGTCGGGTACGTACCGCTCTGGAGGGCGAAGCGGTAGCCGAGGCTACGGGTGATCTCGGGCAGACAGCCGCCGCTGCGCCAGCCGTTGATGACGTTCGGCTCGTAGTCGGTGTTGAGGTAGGACCAGTGGAACATCTTCAGCTCGGACAGCGCGGTGGGACAGCTCGTCCGGGGCGCGTTGGTGCCGCAGGTCTCGCCGCCCATCGGCAGGTGGTTCGTCTCGGCGGCCAGATAGGGGTATTCGACGGCGGTGTTCTCGTACGTCCCGTAGTCGTCGGCGCTGGCGAGGAAGCAGTCGTTGTGGTGGCCGAGCCGGGCGGCCGACGAGCCGTTGTACGCCTGGGAGGCGGGCAGCGCGGTGGTCCCGTACATGGTGCGCTTGTACTTGGGCGTGCGCAGCTGCACCATCCGCGTCGAGGGCAGCACCCCGAGGGTCTTGTCGACGACGGCCTTGCGGTTGGCCCAGTCGGCGGTGGTGACATTGCCCGCGTCGCCGAAGTTCTTGGTGTAGTACCCCTCGCCCCAGGCGCCGACGAACCCGGCCTGGACGAGGTAGACGACATCGCTGTTGGCGCTCAGATAGGGCGCGAGCTGGTCCAGGTGGGAGAGGACCCGGTCCTTGGTGGCGTCGGCGCCGTCGGTGGAGTCGGTGTAGGCGAACCGGACGATGGTCTTGAGTCCGGCGGCGCGCACGGTGTCGAACTGGCGCTGGAGCCGGTCGAGCGCCGTCCGGCTGATCGCGCTGTTCTTGAAGTCGGCGAGATAGAAGACGCACATCACCAGCGAGACCGAGTCGTTGACCCGGTAGCCCTGGAGGGTGGCGGCGCTGAAGTCGCTCTTGTCGCAGTCGCCCTGGTGGCGGTAGAGGCCGCGCTCGGGGTTGGCGAAGTTCTCGGTGGTCTGGGTGTACGTCACCGAGGCGGCGCTCGTCCCGCTCTCGCCCGCAGTCCCGGCGAGCCGGGCGGAGGCGGGGGAGGCGCCGGCGAGCAGCGTGCCCACCAGGCCCATCAGGGTGAGGCCCTTGAGGACGAGTCGGCCGGGGTTCTGTCTCTTCATGAGCTGGTTCCTTTCCTGTCGGGACCGTGGTCCCTCGGGATCCGGTCCGGTGGGGGGTCCGGCCGCCGCGACGGCCGGAGGAATGCGGCGGGGCGGGCCGCGCGGGGTCAGCCCTTGACGCCGGTGTGCGCGATCCCCTGGATGAACTGGCGCTGGAGGAAGACGAAGACGGCGATCACGGGCAGCGAGGCCAGCAGGGAGCCCGCCATCAGCACCGGATAGTCGGTCTGGAACTGCCCCTGGAGCGTCGCCAGCCCCGCGGAGAGTGTCATCTTTTCCGGATCGGTGTTGACCACCAGTGGCCAGAAAAGATCGTTCCAGGACCAGAGCAGGGCGAGCACGGAGAGCGCGATCACCCCGGGACGGGCCAGGGGCAGCATGATCGACCAGTAGATCCGCCACGGCCCCGCGCCGTCGAGGCGGGCCGCCTCCTCCAGCTCGGGCGGCAGTCCGAGGAAGAACTGCCGCAGCAGGAAGACTCCGAAGGCGCTGAACATGCCCGGAACGATCAGCGCCTGGAGGGAGTTGAGCCAGCCCAGGGACGACATGATCTGGTACTGCGGGATGATGAACAGCTGCGGTGGCACCATCAGCACGCACAGGAACAGCCCGAACAGCGTCTGCCGCCCGGGGAAGCGCAGCCGGGCGAAGGCGTAGGCGGCCAGCGGGCAGAACAGGATCTGCCCGGCCGTACGACCGGCCGCCATCAGTACGGTGTTGAGGAACTGGTCGCCGAACGGCAGCAGTTCGAAGACCTTGCCGTAGTTCTCCCAGTGGCCGGCGGGCAGCAGCGACGGCGGGACCCGGGTGGCGGCGGAGAGCGTCTGGAGCGAGGTGATGAGCTGCCAGACGAAGGGCGCGATCATCACCAGCGAGGCGGGGATCAGCACGGCGTGCACCCCGATGTGGGACCTGGTCCGTGCCCGCGGCCGGGACTCAGCCATAGTGCACCCACCTCTTCTGGAGCCGGAACTGGAGGGCGGTCAGGGCGATGATGACGGCCAGCAGCAGCATCACGATCGCCGCCGCGTAGCCGCGGTCGTTGGTCACGAAGGCCCGGTCGTAGAAGAGCTGGACGACCGTCTGGAGCCGGGGGAAAGCGGGGTTCGCGCGCGCGCTCTGCCCCGAGCCGGCCAGCACGTAGACCAGGTCGAAGAGTTGCAGCGAGCCGATCACCGAGATGACCGACACGAAGAACGCGGTGGGGGAGAGCAGCGGCACGGTGATCCTCAGGAACTGCCGCACCGGACCCGCCCCGTCGATGGCCGCGGCGTCGTAGTACTCCTGGGGGATCGCCTGCATCCCCGCCAGGAAGATGATCAGGTTGTAGCCGACGCTGCTCCAGATCCCCACCAGGACCAGCGCGTACATCGCCGTGTCCGGGTCCGCGATCCAGTTGGGGCCGTCGATGCCGACCAGCGACAGTACGTGGTTGATCAGCCCGTAGTCGCCGTTGTACAGCCAGCGCCAGACCATGGCGACGGCCACCGGCATGGTGACGACGGGCAGGAAGAACAGCGTCCGGTAGACGCCCACCCCGCGCAGCCCCTCCCGGTTGAGCAGCGCGGCGAAGACGATCGCGAGGGGGATGGCCAGCAGCCCCAGCACCGTGTACGTCACGGTGTTGAGCAGGGAGGTGCCGACCTGCGGGTCGCTCAGGAGGCGGCGGTAGTTGTCGAGGCCCGTCCAGGTGTGGCCGCCGAAGGCGCCCCACTCGGTGAGCGAGAAGTAGCCGGTCTGGACGACGGGCCAGAGGTAGAAGACGGCCAGACCGAGGCCGACGGGCGCGATGAACGCGTACCCCCACAGGGCCTCCGCCACGCGGTCCCGGCGCGGCAGGGCCCGGCCGAGAAGGGTTCTCCCGGAGGCCGGCCGGGGTACCGCGGCGGGCGCCGGGGCCGGGGCGGACCCGGGTGCTGGTGCTGGTGCGGGATCGGGACCGGGACCGGGGCCGCCGCCGGTCGTGGACTCACGGCTGGAGCGAAACGTCATCTCACTCCTTGGCGAGCAGGTCGTTCATCGCCCCGGCCAGAGCGGTGGATGCCTCAGCGACGGTCTGCTCGCCGGTCCACGCCTTGGTGAGATGGGTCAGCTCCGCCTCGTTCCAGGCGGCCGTGTTCTTCGAGACGGGGTAGGGCACCGCGTAGTCGACCGAGTCCAGCAGGGTGCGCAGCGCGAACTGGGGATGCGCGTTCACCCAGCCGTCCTGGGTGCCCGTGTAGGCGGGCAGCGGACCGGCCTTCCCGAGGGCGACGGCGGCCTCCTTCGAGCCGAGGAACCGGACGAACTCCTCGGCCTCGCGCGGGTGGGCGGTCCTGGCCGAGACGACATTGGCCACCCCGTGGATGACGGTGGCCCGTTTCTCGCCCCGGGGGAGCGGCGCCACATCCACCTTGTCCTTGGTGTACTCGTTCGTGGAGAACTCGCCCGCGTTCCACGAACCGCCCCAGTACATGGCGATCCTGCCCGCCTCGAACAGCTGGAGCGGGGCCGTGTCGGTCATGGTCCTGAGGTCGGGCGACTGCTTCTTCTCGATCAGATCCGTCCAGAAGCGCAGGCCCTCGATGGTCTTCGGATCGTCGTACCCGGACTTCTTGCCGTCGGGGGATATGACGTAACCGCCCGCCTGGGCGATGGTGTTGTACTGGTACTCCTGGAAGCTGGTCAGCTGCGCCGCGGCGCCGTGCACCCCCTTCGCGGGATCGGTGAGCCGGGCCGCCGCCTTCTTGAAGTCGCTCCAGGTCCAGTCGTCCGCCGGGTGCGCGACGCCCTTGGCGTCGAAGAGCGCCTTGTTGTACCAGACCCCGACCGTGTCCATGTCCTTGGGCAGGCCGTAGCGCTTGCCGTCGTAGGTGTACAGATCGACCAGCTGCTCGGGGTAGACGGACAGGTCGATGTCCCCCTCGGCCGACTTCTCGTCCAGCGGTCTGATCACCCCGTTGGACGCGTAGAGCTGGAAGTTGGGGCCGTTCATCCAGAAGACGTCGGGGGCCGCACCGCCGGTGGCGGCCGTCTTCAGCTTGGCCCAGTACTCGCTCCACGCGGTGAGCCCCACCTTGACCGTCACGTCCGGGTGGGTCCTGGTGAACTCCTTGGCCAGCTTCTCCATCACGGGCTTCTGGTTCTTGTCCCAGATCGCGTACGACAGCACGGCCTTCCCGTCGCCGTCGCTCCCCGCCGGGTCTCCGCCCGAACACCCGGAGACCGACAGCACCACCCCCAGCAGAGCCGCACCGACACGCGCCAGCTTCCCCATGCCCGGACCTCCTCATGAACGAGGCGCACCAGGCGCCACGCACCAACGGCCGACCCCGGACAGCGATGCGCTGTCCGGGGCCGTGAAAGTTAATGCCTAATGATGGAGTCCAGGGAAAGTAAGTCAAGACTCGATTGGGTCACAGGGCCGAGCGGCGCCGCCCCTGGCGAGGCGCCGTCAGGAAGCTCTCCGGTGCGGCGATTTCACCGGGTTCGTACAGACCTCGGTCGACATGGTCCAGCGCCAGCCGCAGCGCGCCCAGGGCCACGCCCTCGTCACCGAAGGCGGAGATCCTGACCTCGGGGGTACGGATGCACCAGCGGTCCAGCTCGCGCCGCAGCGGCTCCACGATGAGATCGGCGGACCGGGAGAACCCGCCCCCGAACACGACCAGTTCGGGATCGAGGGTGAGCACCAGGGCCGAGGCGCCTACGGCCAGCTCGCGCACGTAGCGCCGTACCGCCGTCAGGGCCTTCTGATCCCCCTCGCGGGCCGCTCGGAACACGTCCTCCGGCGCCGCGTGCGGATCGTCGGCCGGCCGGCCGCCGGGCCAGGACCGCAGATGGCCCGGCGCGCGCTCCCAGCCGGCGGCGGGCAGCGCCCCGATCTCACCGGCGGCGTTCCCGAAGCCCCGGTGGAGCTTGCCGTCGATGATCAGGCCGGTGCCCGTACGCAGCCCGGCCAGCAGGAACACCACGTCCTTGGCGTGCCGGGCGACCCCGCGCCAGGACTCCGCCAGCGCCGCCAGCTTGCCGTCGTTCTCCACCAGGATCGCGCCCGCCACCAGCCCCCCGACATGGGCGGCCACATCGAGACCGGTCCACTCGGGCAGCGCCTCGGACAGCATCACCCGGCCCGTACCGTCGACCAGCCCGGTGGTGGCCACCCCGGTCACCCACACGGCCGAGGCGGGGGTGCCGGAGCCGGTCAGCGCCTCCTGTACGGCCCGGTCCACGGCGGCCAGCCGCTCGGTGCGCCCCATCGACGGGGTGACGGCGACCCGGGCGCTGTGCTGCACCTCGCCGTCCAGATCCGCCACCAGGGCCAGCACCTTGTGGCCGCCGATGTCGACCCCGAGCACCCGGCCGGCGTCGGCCCGGAAGCGGTAGCGGCGGGCGGGGCGGCCCACGGTGCCGGGCGCCGGAGCCACCTCCACCACCCAGCCGCGCTCCAGCAGTTCCCGTACGACGTCCTCGGTGGAGGCCCGCGACAGGCCCGTGCGCCGGGCGATCTCGGTCAGGGTCAGTGCCGGTTCGCCGCGCAGCACCCCGATCGCGGCCAGCGCGTTGAGCCGGCGGAGCCGGGAGAGATCCCCGCCGGCCGGATTTTCGGTCATCACACACCCTTGAGGTCGGCCTGGTTACAGCTAATAATGAGGGACTCCGGTGTAATTTCTGGAAGGGACCCCCATGTCTTCGGTGACTCTAGCCCTGGTCGGCGCCGGCCTGCGCGGGCAGTCCTACGCGCGTCACGCGGTGGCGTCGGGCCTGGGACGGGTCGTCGCTGTGGCCGAACCGGATCCGTTCCGCCGGGAGGCCGCCGCCGCTGAATTCGGTATCCCCCCGGAGCACGTGTACCCGGGCTGGGCGGAGCTGTCGCGGTCGCCGCGCCTCGCCGACGCGGCGATCATCGCCACCCAGGACCAGCTGCACACCGGCCCCGCCGTACGCCTGGCCGACCTCGGCTACCACATCATGCTGGAGAAACCGATGGCCACCGGCGAGCCGGAGGCGCTCGCCATCAGCGAGGCGGCCGAGCGCAACGGGATCATGCTGGCCGTCTGCCATGTGCTGCGCTACACCCCGTACACCCTGGCCCTGCGCCGGCTGCTGGAGAGCGGGACCATCGGCCGCCTCGTCAGCGTCCAGCACCTGGAGCCGGTCGGCTGGTGGCACCACGCCCACTCCTTCGTACGGGGGAACTGGCGGCGCCAGGACACCTCGGCGCCCATGCTGCTGACCAAGGCGTGCCACGACATCGACTGGCTGATCCACCTCTTCGGCCAACTCCCCGACCAGGTGGCCTCGTTCGGCGGTCTGACCCATTTCCGCCCCGAGGACCGCCCCGAGGGCGCCGCGAACCGCTGCCTGGACTGCCCGCTGGAACCGACCTGCCCCTACTCGGCGAAGCGGCTCTACCTCGACTGCCTCGGCGACCCGGAAGCGGAGTTCTGGCCCCTGTCGGCGGTCACCGAGGAACACACCGAGGAAGCCGTGCTCGACGCGCTGCGCACCGGGCCCTACGGCCGGTGCGTCTACGCGAGCGACAACGACGTGGTCGACCACCAGGTGGTCAACATGTCGTTCCCCTCCGGCGCTACCTGCTCCTTCACCATGAGCGCCTTCACCCCGATGGAACACCGGCGCACCCGGCTGATGGGCACGCACGGATTCGTCGACGGGGACGGACACACCCTGCGGATCGTCGACTTCCGCACCGGCGAGGACCGCACCGTGGACGCGGTGGAGGCGTCGGAGATGTCGGGACCGTCCGCGGCGGACGGCCACGGCGGCGGTGACGAGGCGCTGACCGAGGCGTTCCTGACCGCCGTCGCCACCGGCGACGGCTCGGTCCTGCTCTCCGACGCGGCGCAGAGCCTCGCCACCCACCGGGTGGTGTGGGCCGCCGAGCGGGCCAGGGTCACCAACACCGTGGTCCGGCTGGACGCGGCGGAGCAGCCGGCGCCGGTCTGACCGGCGGGGGCGGGGGCGGGCGGTACGGGGGGGGGTACGAGGGGGGTACGGGTACGGCGCGGCACGCCGTACCCGTACCGCGCCTCACTCGGTACCGGCGGCGAGCGTCTCCAGGATCTGCTCCCCGTACTTCGCCAGCTTGTTCTCGCCGACCCCCGTCACCGTGCCCAGCTCCGCGAGCGTCGAGGGGCCCAGGACCGCGATCGCGCGCAGCGTCGCGTCGTGGAAGATGACGTACGCGGGCACGCCCTGCTCCTTCGCCGAGGCGCCCCGCCAGGCCCGCAGCGCCTCGAAGGCCGGCACGGCCTCGGCCGGCAGATCGACCGGCGCCGAGCGGGCCTTGGCCGTCTTCTCGCGCGCGGCCTTCGCCGCCCGCTCCGGCTCGCGCCGCAGCGCGACGGGCCGCCGCCCGCCCAGCACCTCGCCGCTGCCCTCCGTCAGGACCAGGGTCCCGTAGTCACCCTCGACCGCGATCAGCCCCTGCGCCAGCAACTGCCGGGCCACGCTGCGCCATTCCGCCTCGCGCAGCTCGGTACCGATACCGAACACACTGAGCGCGTCATGGTCGAACTGGATGACCTTGGCCGTCTTCTTCCCCAGCAGGATGTCCGTGATCTGCCCGGCGCCGAACTTCTGGTTGCGCTCGCGCTTGAGCCTGACCACCGTCGACAGCAGCTTCTGCGCCGGGACCGTGCCGTCCCACGACTCGGCGGGGGTCAGGCAGGTGTCGCAGTTGCCGCACGCCGTGCTCTGCTGGCCGAAGTACGCGAGCAGCTGGACGCGCCGGCACTCGACCGTCTCGCACAGCGCGAGCATGGCGTCGACGTGCTCGCCCAGCCGCCGCCGGTGCGCGTCGTCGCCCTCGGAGGTGTCGATCATCTTCCGCTGCTGGACGACGTCCTGGAGCCCGTACGCCAGCCACGCGGTGGACGGCAGCCCGTCCCGTCCGGCGCGTCCGGTCTCCTGGTAGTAGCCCTCGACGGACTTCGGCAGGTCGAGGTGGGCGACGAAGCGTACGTCCGGCTTG
It encodes the following:
- a CDS encoding glycoside hydrolase family 10 protein; translated protein: MEQGSDQRVGPGGRRAGPIGRRGFVAAGVGMAAALLTAGDAAVAVGQARSGAGRPGAPRPELRGMWIATVANRDWPSKAGLTAAAQRTELIKHLDTAVRRGLNAVVLQVRPTADALWPSPYEPWAQCLTGTQGKDPGWDPLGTAVREAHARGLELHAWFNPYRVANHTDPGRLIATHPARVHPEWVVPYGGKLYYNPGLPEVRTFVQNAMLDAVERYDIDAVHWDDYFYPYPVAGESFDDDAAYRRHGAGFSSRAAWRRDNTDRLVRETGERIKKTKPAVRFGISPFGVWRNAATDPLGSDTRGGVQTYDDLYADTRAWVRKGWIDYIVPQLYWNIGFAACDYAKLLRWWDGVVRGTGVDLYIGEALYKAGDPAQPAAWQDPAELSRHLTLAKEYPGVRGHCYFSAKEVGADPIGAMSRVVADHYRKRARPLL
- a CDS encoding carbohydrate ABC transporter permease yields the protein MAESRPRARTRSHIGVHAVLIPASLVMIAPFVWQLITSLQTLSAATRVPPSLLPAGHWENYGKVFELLPFGDQFLNTVLMAAGRTAGQILFCPLAAYAFARLRFPGRQTLFGLFLCVLMVPPQLFIIPQYQIMSSLGWLNSLQALIVPGMFSAFGVFLLRQFFLGLPPELEEAARLDGAGPWRIYWSIMLPLARPGVIALSVLALLWSWNDLFWPLVVNTDPEKMTLSAGLATLQGQFQTDYPVLMAGSLLASLPVIAVFVFLQRQFIQGIAHTGVKG
- a CDS encoding carbohydrate ABC transporter permease; translation: MTFRSSRESTTGGGPGPGPDPAPAPAPGSAPAPAPAAVPRPASGRTLLGRALPRRDRVAEALWGYAFIAPVGLGLAVFYLWPVVQTGYFSLTEWGAFGGHTWTGLDNYRRLLSDPQVGTSLLNTVTYTVLGLLAIPLAIVFAALLNREGLRGVGVYRTLFFLPVVTMPVAVAMVWRWLYNGDYGLINHVLSLVGIDGPNWIADPDTAMYALVLVGIWSSVGYNLIIFLAGMQAIPQEYYDAAAIDGAGPVRQFLRITVPLLSPTAFFVSVISVIGSLQLFDLVYVLAGSGQSARANPAFPRLQTVVQLFYDRAFVTNDRGYAAAIVMLLLAVIIALTALQFRLQKRWVHYG
- a CDS encoding DUF4832 domain-containing protein produces the protein MKRQNPGRLVLKGLTLMGLVGTLLAGASPASARLAGTAGESGTSAASVTYTQTTENFANPERGLYRHQGDCDKSDFSAATLQGYRVNDSVSLVMCVFYLADFKNSAISRTALDRLQRQFDTVRAAGLKTIVRFAYTDSTDGADATKDRVLSHLDQLAPYLSANSDVVYLVQAGFVGAWGEGYYTKNFGDAGNVTTADWANRKAVVDKTLGVLPSTRMVQLRTPKYKRTMYGTTALPASQAYNGSSAARLGHHNDCFLASADDYGTYENTAVEYPYLAAETNHLPMGGETCGTNAPRTSCPTALSELKMFHWSYLNTDYEPNVINGWRSGGCLPEITRSLGYRFALQSGTYPTTASRGGTLPVSITVKNDGFAAPFNPRGLELVLRNTATSQVYRLALTGDPRTWLAGSTTTIDRSVTLPSTLPAGSYSLLLNLPDPAVPQNPLYSIRLANASTWEAATGYNNLLQTVTVS
- a CDS encoding aminotransferase-like domain-containing protein yields the protein MQERSSVSELANSLRAELNRYSPGGKLPSSRALVERFRVSPVTVSRALARLAAEGLVTTRPGAGAFRAPARPGTPPPGDTSWQEVTLSADASAEPVPRAVDASGVLVTLAEPAPGVIEFNGGYLHPSLQPEQAMGAALARAGRRPGAWGRPPVDGLPELRDWFARGIGETRTAAEVLITAGGQSALTTALRALAPPGAPLLVESPTYPGMLAIARAAGLRPVPVPVDAEGVRPELLAAAFRASGAKVFICQPLFQNPTGAVLSAARRPEVLRIAREAGAFVVEDDFVRRLVHEDAGPLPGPLAADDPHGVVVHVCSLTKATSPSLRVAALVARGPVLERLRAIHVVDTFFVPRPFQEAALELVGSAAWNRHLRSLSTELTNRRNTMTAALRTALPELALPHIPAGGYHLWLRLPDGTDEQAVVSAALRAGVAVAPGRPYFGAEPPAAHLRLSFAAVAGAGQITEGVRRLRTACDGTLGR
- a CDS encoding ROK family transcriptional regulator, with the protein product MTENPAGGDLSRLRRLNALAAIGVLRGEPALTLTEIARRTGLSRASTEDVVRELLERGWVVEVAPAPGTVGRPARRYRFRADAGRVLGVDIGGHKVLALVADLDGEVQHSARVAVTPSMGRTERLAAVDRAVQEALTGSGTPASAVWVTGVATTGLVDGTGRVMLSEALPEWTGLDVAAHVGGLVAGAILVENDGKLAALAESWRGVARHAKDVVFLLAGLRTGTGLIIDGKLHRGFGNAAGEIGALPAAGWERAPGHLRSWPGGRPADDPHAAPEDVFRAAREGDQKALTAVRRYVRELAVGASALVLTLDPELVVFGGGFSRSADLIVEPLRRELDRWCIRTPEVRISAFGDEGVALGALRLALDHVDRGLYEPGEIAAPESFLTAPRQGRRRSAL
- a CDS encoding ABC transporter substrate-binding protein produces the protein MGKLARVGAALLGVVLSVSGCSGGDPAGSDGDGKAVLSYAIWDKNQKPVMEKLAKEFTRTHPDVTVKVGLTAWSEYWAKLKTAATGGAAPDVFWMNGPNFQLYASNGVIRPLDEKSAEGDIDLSVYPEQLVDLYTYDGKRYGLPKDMDTVGVWYNKALFDAKGVAHPADDWTWSDFKKAAARLTDPAKGVHGAAAQLTSFQEYQYNTIAQAGGYVISPDGKKSGYDDPKTIEGLRFWTDLIEKKQSPDLRTMTDTAPLQLFEAGRIAMYWGGSWNAGEFSTNEYTKDKVDVAPLPRGEKRATVIHGVANVVSARTAHPREAEEFVRFLGSKEAAVALGKAGPLPAYTGTQDGWVNAHPQFALRTLLDSVDYAVPYPVSKNTAAWNEAELTHLTKAWTGEQTVAEASTALAGAMNDLLAKE
- a CDS encoding DMT family transporter, yielding MTAQNSATGSGSIAVGEASDSGRRDGGGTLLAGLGVLSFSLTFPSTVWGLESFGPWSLVAVRGVLAALLAGGFLLALRVPLPGRRHWGGLAVVGGGVVVGFPLLTTLALETSTTAHAAVVVGLLPLTTAAFGAVRTGRRPSRSFWVAALAGAAVVIAFAVQQSGGALSAGDLYLFGALLVCAAGYTEGGRLAREMPGWQVVGWALVGCLPLSVAGAAVALSFEPVRLTAHGVIGLVWVAAGSQFFGLYVWYRGMAAIGIAKASQLQLAQPVLTLVWSVLLLGEHLTPAAPLAAVAVLVCIVVTQRART
- a CDS encoding Gfo/Idh/MocA family protein is translated as MSSVTLALVGAGLRGQSYARHAVASGLGRVVAVAEPDPFRREAAAAEFGIPPEHVYPGWAELSRSPRLADAAIIATQDQLHTGPAVRLADLGYHIMLEKPMATGEPEALAISEAAERNGIMLAVCHVLRYTPYTLALRRLLESGTIGRLVSVQHLEPVGWWHHAHSFVRGNWRRQDTSAPMLLTKACHDIDWLIHLFGQLPDQVASFGGLTHFRPEDRPEGAANRCLDCPLEPTCPYSAKRLYLDCLGDPEAEFWPLSAVTEEHTEEAVLDALRTGPYGRCVYASDNDVVDHQVVNMSFPSGATCSFTMSAFTPMEHRRTRLMGTHGFVDGDGHTLRIVDFRTGEDRTVDAVEASEMSGPSAADGHGGGDEALTEAFLTAVATGDGSVLLSDAAQSLATHRVVWAAERARVTNTVVRLDAAEQPAPV